In a genomic window of Oncorhynchus keta strain PuntledgeMale-10-30-2019 chromosome 26, Oket_V2, whole genome shotgun sequence:
- the LOC127912217 gene encoding basic salivary proline-rich protein 2-like — MRAVSRTKGCIQDYGLCPGLRAEPPPKQIGCIQGPPAQANRRPRDHPCPSKSAVSRDPPAQANRRTQGPPAQADRLYPGTPPAQADRRIQGYPLPKESATQGPPYPRLRATQDPPPAQGIGGPGPPKPKLYPGQPRNPRPRKSAYPGPPAQGRIGDPGPPLQGPPLPKGCIQDPPAQANRLYPGTHPCPSKSLYPGLYPLPKQITPLPKQIGGDCPSRSATQGPPAQGQRAGTPLPKQIGRTKDPLSPGQICNPGTPLPKQIGCIQEPLAQGSATQDPLPKGSAIQDPPKQIGDPGPPPAQANRRPRDPPAQANRLYPGTPLPKQIGVPRDPLPKQIGVPRDPLPKQIGNPGTPLPKQIQDPGTPCPSKSATQEPPLPKQIGDPGTP, encoded by the exons aTGCGGGCTGTATCCAGGACTAAGGGATGTATCCAGGACTACGGGCTGTGTCCAggactaagggct GAACCCCCGCCCAAGCAAATCGGCTGTATCCAGGGACCCCCTGCCCAAGCGAATCGGCGACCCAGGGACCACCCCTGCCCAAGCAAATCGGCTGTATCCAGGGACCCCCCTGCCCAAGCAAATCGGCGTACCCAGGGACCCCCTGCCCAAGCAGATCGGCTGTATCCAGGGACCCCCCCTGCCCAAGCAGATCGGCGTATCCAGGGTTACCCCCTGCCCAAGGAAtcggcgacccagggaccccccTATCCCAGGCTAAGGGCAACCCAGGACCCCCCACCTGCCCAAGGGATCGGCGGCCCAGGACCCCCTAAGCCCAAGCTGTATCCAGGGCAACCCAGGAACCCCCGCCCAAGGAAATCGGCGTATCCAGGACCCCCTGCCCAAGGGCGAATCGGCGACCCAGGGCCACCCCTCCAG GGACCCCCCCTGCccaagggctgtatccaggaccCCCCTGCCCAAGCAAATCGGCTGTATCCAGGGACCCACCCCTGCCCAAGCAAATCGCTGTACCCAGGGCTGTACCCCCTGCCCAAGCAAATCACCCCCCTGCCCAAGCAGATCGGCGGGGACTGCCCAAGCAGAtcggcgacccagggaccccctgCCCAAGGACAAAGGGCTGGAACCCCCCTGCCCAAGCAAATCGGGCGTACCAAGGACCCCCTAAGCCCAGGACAAATCTGCAACCCAGGAACCCCCCTGCCCAAGCAAATCGGCTGTATCCAGGAACCCCTTGCCCAAG GATCGGCGACCCAGGACCCCCTGCCCAAGGGATCGGCGATCCAGGACCCCCCTAAGCAAATCGGCGACCCAGGGCCCCCCCCTGCCCAAGCAAAtcggcgacccagggaccccccTGCCCAAGCAAATCGGCTGTACCCAGGGACCCCCCTGCCCAAGCAGATCGGCGTACCCAGGGACCCCCTGCCCAAGCAGATCGGCGTACCCAGGGACCCCCTGCCCAAGCAAATCGGCAACCCAGGAACCCCCCTGCCCAAGCAAATCCAGGACCCAGGGACCCCCTGCCCAAGCAAATCGGCAACCCAGGAACCCCCCCTGCCCAAGCAAATCGGCGATCCAGGAACCCCCTAA